A genome region from Gadus chalcogrammus isolate NIFS_2021 chromosome 7, NIFS_Gcha_1.0, whole genome shotgun sequence includes the following:
- the LOC130385425 gene encoding general transcription factor II-I repeat domain-containing protein 2A-like: MPLSAKTVKDRTIKMSENITSQQINDINSAPAFSIACDESSDVNDIEQLALLCKYVNSDGPQEEIIELIPLKGQTRGEDICEAVVNCLKAKEINTTNMVSVATDGAPSMRGTQKGFITLLQKSLGRELLTFHCILNQEALCAQTFPPECKEVTDLVIQIVNKIMAKGLNHRQFCSLLDEVDSAYSDLLLHNKVRWLSRGEVLKRFAACLEQVKTFLESKGLTYPELEHPDWLEKLHFMVDMTGHLNMLNRSLQGKGSTALQLLEYVLAFERKMTVFARDVEEGTFSHFPSLREFKTSHNNINCEYLQHTIIAMQTAFGQRFSEFRKEKSTLSFPVTPLDIDPSMLNMSTFTFVSQPDLEIELADIADKEVWVSKFKSLTADLEDVARQKAILAREHKWSEIENLPKPDKLVFETWNAIPETYHNIKKYAFGVLSIFGSTYLCEQIFSNMNYVKSKYRSRLTDVSLQSCVKMKVTSYSPDIEKLSSDVQKQKSH; the protein is encoded by the coding sequence ATGCCTCTCTCTGCAAAAACCGTAAAGGACAGGACCATTAAGATGTCAGAAAACATCACCAGTCAACAAATTAACGACATAAATTCAGCTCCAGCATTCTCCATCGCCTGTGATGAGTCCAGTGATGTGAACGACATTGAACAACTAGCGCTGTTATGCAAATACGTGAACTCTGACGGGCCGCAGGAAGAAATTATTGAGTTGATACCGCTAAAAGGCCAAACACGGGGGGAGGACATTTGTGAGGCTGTGGTGAATTGTTTAAAAGCCAAAGAAATAAATACCACCAACATGGTGTCAGTGGCTACTGATGGGGCACCTAGTATGAGAGGAACACAGAAGGGGTTTATTACTTTACTTCAGAAGTCGCTGGGTCGAGAGCTGCTGACGTTTCACTGCATCCTGAACCAAGAAGCACTGTGCGCTCAAACATTTCCCCCCGAATGCAAAGAGGTGACGGACCTTGTCATTCAGATAGTCAACAAAATAATGGCAAAAGGGTTAAACCACCGACAGTTCTGTTCATTGTTAGATGAAGTCGACAGCGCATATTCGGATCTCCTGCTGCATAACAAAGTCCGGTGGCTGTCCAGGGGAGAAGTGCTTAAACGGTTTGCGGCTTGTCTGGAACAAGTGAAAACTTTCCTGGAAAGTAAGGGCCTCACCTATCCAGAACTGGAACACCCAGATTGGCTGGAAAAGCTGCACTTCATGGTGGATATGACAGGTCACCTTAACATGCTGAACAGAAGTCTCCAGGGAAAAGGAAGCACTGCCCTTCAGCTGCTGGAGTATGTTTTGGCGTTCGAGCGCAAGATGACAGTGTTTGCCAGAGATGTGGAGGAAGGTACGTTCTCTCACTTCCCCTCCCTGAGAGAGTTCAAAACGTCACACAACAACATCAATTGTGAGTACTTGCAGCACACGATCATTGCAATGCAAACTGCATTTGGACAAAGATTCAGTGAGTTCAGAAAGGAAAAAAGCACATTATCCTTCCCCGTCACACCCCTGGACATCGACCCGTCCATGCTGAACATGTCAACATTCACTTTCGTGAGTCAACCCGATCTTGAAATTGAACTGGCTGACATAGCTGACAAAGAGGTATGGGTGTCCAAGTTCAAAAGTCTGACAGCTGATCTCGAAGACGTCGCCCGTCAGAAGGCTATTCTCGCTCGAGAACACAAATGGAGCGAAATAGAAAACCTTCCCAAACCCGACAAACTTGTGTTTGAGACATGGAATGCAATTCCCGAAACTTATCACAACATCAAGAAGTATGCCTTTGGAGTCCTGTCCATCTTTGGATCCACATACTTATGCGAGCAAATATTTTCTAACATGAACTATGTCAAATCAAAATATCGCTCACGCCTCACAGATGTCAGCCTGCAATCCTGCGTTAAGATGAAGGTCACGTCCTACAGCCCCGACATAGAAAAGCTCAGCAGTGATGTTCAGAAACAGAAATCACATTAA